attGTTAGCAACCATTTCGATTATCCGTTATCACACACCAACGAGTCTTTATGTGGCATACATTAAAAAGCATTAATAAAAAGTAAAACTTGTTCATAATACAATGAACAACAACAAATTAATACCCCTAAAACCCCTAGCTCACACGTCACCACTCGGATGGGCTCGGAAGCGGCTCGATATGGTCAAACATATCCATCGGAAAATCATCAATGAACGTATCCGGCGCCATCATCATCGGATCACCACTCTCTTGCCTCCCGCAGCTCCCACCGCTTTCTCCTTCACCACCTGCAACACAAAACTTTCTGTAAATCAAACAAAAGAGATAATTCACCAAGATACTTAACTTCCGGCATGAATACCTGGTGGGATGTAAGGGTATGGCACCATCTCCGAAGAACCACCTTGCCCAAAAACGGCGAAGAAATTAGGGTCCGCAAGTTGGGTGAAAATGTCGTGGTTTTCGAGcggcggcggcggtggtggtgatgggaGTTCGACTTTAAGAGGCGGAGCATGAGGGAAAGGTGGTAGTAAAAGTGGTTGTTGTGGCACGTTGCAGGGGTATTGACAGAGTGGCTGGATGTCGTCATAGATAAGCAAGCTTGTGGCCGCCGTGGTGGGAGTGGCGGTGGTGGGGGTGATAAGTTCCGGCAGTGGGACCATGTTGATTGGTTCACAGTAAGGCGAGGAGCAAGACAATGTTTTTGGTGACGTCACTGATGATTCTTCTGTTGAAGAACTTTGTTTCGGTGCCTGAAATCGTCAAACAGATGATTTTTATAATACGAAATTAAATGGATTGAAATGAGATTGTTTACCTCAAAGGTGGGAACTTTATGGAGGGAAGGGGGTTCCCGGAGAGATTTGTGGGactttggtggtggtggtggtggcggcgccTGCGGTGGTGTTTGAAGAACTCGAGCCAATCTTTTCTGTCTGCTACTCCAGAAGTTCTTCACATCGTTATCTGTTCTTCCCGGCAAATACGTAGCGATTCTTGCCCATTTGTTCCCGAATTGCCCCTGTAGGTCTATCACTATCCTCTCTTCCTCTGAAGAAAACTTCACACCACTGATCACACACACAGAGATAGAAATCAGATGCATGTTCTTCATGtgtcaaaaagaaaaagaaaaacacaaAATTACAAGAAACCTTATCAAAATTTAATTTCAATTTATCAAAAGTTTATAAACAACCATTTGAAATGAAGATAAAATCTTGCATTCTTGCAAAAGTAAAAGAAGAACACAATGAGTCCAAGTTCTTGATTGATAACAAGAAACCCATTTCTAAAAGAAGCACACAGACACaatattaaaccaaaaaactCAGTATATCGACTGAAGTATATATATACTCTATGAACACTCTCACACACAGACATAAACACAAACAGTTTGTGTGTGCAAAGTACAGATGACAAAAACGAACGTTACGGATTACCATAATCGATTATCACTTCAATTTTCAAAATTCGCGAGACTAAAACTCAAAAAAAAGATGGGGAATTGGATAAAAGAGACGCGGTGTTGATGAATTTGAAAGGAGAAAGTTATGGAGGGTGGTACTTTTTGAGATTGGGTCTGAGTTTGTTGACCCAACGAAGACGACAAGATTTTCCAGTGCGTTGAAGAAGGCCTTTGGATCGAATGGAGCTCCAATCTCTGGGTCCGTATTTCTTGACATGCTTCATCaaaacttcatcttcttctgaCTTCCATGGCCCTTTCTTTATCTCCCCCATTTCATCATACATTCTTCCCCTTTCCATTGATTCTTCAATTTTCTCTCTCGCACACACTTCACACACTGCAACCCTTTTTCTCTCTGTAAATTCAGTGAATTTGTCTGCAATTAGAGGGTGGGTGTATAGTGACGGTTAAGACGGTTGTTGCCATGATCTCCGATATTCCCCCCTTTTTTCTCTCTTTCGAAAACATGGGTAGAATTTTACATTTTCGGTCCTCAAGATTATAAATAATACGTATTTTCCCTTGATTAAATAATCTAAAAACGTAAATGGTACTGAAATCTATTCGACCAAATTTGACCACCATTTAtgaaattaccaaaatgcccatcTATGTTCTCGTCTGTCGTCACACTAAATACTGTATGGGTCGATACATAATATGTTACAGTTCAAAAATTGGGTCGTTCGTTACCAAGAAATTGATAACATCGACTTTTAAACAAATTTAATTTTTAACGTAATTTGATGATGCGAAAAAActtaataaaaaatattgtttaaataaaaaaaaagtaattattgGATTTCAATATTTACGCAAATCTATTTATTTCTGAGCAATTGTGGTTAAAAGGAAATTGATCTTGTTTACTTGGCGTGGTTGTATAATAAATGGAACTTGTATTGATGTGTTCATGTTGCATAAATCGGGTATTCTCGACTTGTGATATACTTGAATGTATTTTATTAATCATTAAATATCTAAAATATAATCatcttctctaataaatgaaggtttttttttgccacttgtcacactcttattcattttgccacatttcattttgtggttattttaaattaatttttattccatatgtaattttatggttttcctattttattaaattctatatggtatttaaatttaataataaatgtttatcaatttcattaattgactttccttataatttcaaaattttaaattaaaatctcattaatttgctttgattattttatctgtttaaatttaaaagagaaaaaaaaaacactttaattttagtaattcaatattttttcattttttttataaattcaaatttctcaaatgtttatatatatatatatatatatatatatatatatatatatatatatatatatatatatatatatatatatatatatatatatatatatatatatatatatatatagaagagttatatggaaaatgaatcatTAGGCAACACATATTTGTaagtctattttttttttctagtttaaGCAGAACTACTGAACTAATTACTATAGTCTATAGATAAGAAACCGCTTagtgaatatatattttttgctTTAGCAtggtaattaattaatttagTCAACTTCATCGGTAGTGATCTGATCTTTGCAATCactttatattaataataaaaatctgTGCAAAAATATTACATTATAGTTATACAAACTAAACATATATACACAAAACGTCGGATCAGTTTAAGAAGAAATATTACATTATACATTATACagagggataatgacttgaaagggtaacgagctttcagttttatttatatttagtcACTTAATTTTTTTTCGTGTTTGATTTACCCAtaaattatttgaaattgttcATATTTTATCATTAAGACCGGTTGTAACCGGTCATAAGAgtaaatgtgaacaatttcaaataTTCACGGGTAAATCAAGCACGAAAAAAAAtccagtgactaaatgtgaacaaagccGAAAGTTCGTACCCTTTCAAATCATTATCTCATAAATGGTTCTAAATGTTATTCAGAATAAGCACAACTGGAATATTGAGACCATACAGGTGAGTATGTTGTAATATTCGTATGATATATTCTTAGTGTATAAGGTACAAAAAACAACACTTACAATGTAGTAGGAGCAACTTCAATCACATAGAAACTGAAGGAAAAAATATTGTGGTGGGTTCAAACAATTTACTTAGGACATAGGTAACAATTTTCACTTTAGAGGGTGAAGATTGTCGTTGTAGATCATACGAGAAGAGAGAACTTATGATAAAGAAGTGTGAAGATAATTTGTTGTTAGATTTGGATGAGGTTTTTCTCGTTACAACAACAAGAGATTTAATTTACTGCTCATGTACCGCTCCTCGACCATGATCTTATGCATCCGACTCTCTCTAATCAAAGTTATTGTTGTTGTAAAGAGAAAAAACTCATTCAAATCTAACATCACATTATCTTCACACTTCTTTATCATATGTTCTCTTTTCCTCTTACGATCTACAACGACCATCTCCACCATTTAGAGTGAAAACTATCGCGTATgtcttaagtaagtgtttgaaccCATCACAATCTTTTTTCCTTCACTTTCTATGTAAttgaataagtgttgtttttGTATCTTATACACTAAAGGTATATCACATGAATAACAACATACTCACTTATGTGACATTAATATTCCGATTGTGCTCGTTCTTAATAACATTTAGAACCATTTATGAGATAATGATTTAAAATGGTAACGAACTTtcaattttgttcatatttagtcattgaactttttcgtGTTTGATTTACCCCTTAATTatttgaaactgttcacattttacccttataacCGGTTATCATATGGGTAAAATATGAACGATTTCAAATAATTCAACGAagcatgaaaaaaaaaactttaatgacTAAATATAAATAACACTGAAAGTGTGTTACCTTTTCAAATTATTATCCCTTATACAAACTAAACATATATAGCTATTTATTAATGGACATTTTGTACAACTTGATCCTTAACCATTTACTTTTTTAGACAAAACGTGCAGATAAATATGAAAACTTAAAAAGTGTGCACGAAGATATAAGAAAATGAAAAACATGAAGTAATAATAACACCCTAAGTAGTCTCAAAACATAAAGAAGCAAAAGCCGGAGGACCACTTATGTAAGTTAATTAAGTGCGTGGTGAGTCACCTTTTGTGCGGGACTACGTGGCCTATATGTTTTGACTCAGATTTATGGCCGTGAAATTTACACACGTTTTATAACGTAAATGCTATTCTTTTATGGTTGTGAAATTTACACTgtttaaattaatataaaaaagtGTTCTTTAGAAAATCCCATTTGATATATAAATGAATAATCATTAAAATATCGTACATGGATTATACCATAATTTGCATGTTTAGTTTATTAACTTTTTTCCTTTTAACTTTGGATTTTTTGCTACTTTGTACAAAACTACATCATCAATTTAAACTTTTGTTAATATACAAAAATATTGTTCTTTTGACATCATTGAGAAATGAAAATCAATACACAACAATGTCATACAGATCTTAATCCAAATTGAAATTGAAACTCTCAGACATCATCACACAATGCCTTAATAAGATATAATATGAAAGTACACTGCCATAATAAGGAAACATTACATGGTACATTCCTATTTCTTGTATTTATCCCAATTTTTAATATGATAAGAATGTAACATGTATCACTGTAGGAAAGTCTTCGGCCATTTTATTAAGCTTATAAAAAGATAAAGGAACCATAACACAAAGATCCGATTATATACACCCGCCCGACCCGTTAATCTAGTCAAATTTTGGTTTTATTGCACCTTCAAACAACATCCAAAGAATCCGAGCCTTCCAACttccatcaaaaagaaagaaagattGATAACCCTCAAACTGTTATGAACCTACATCTATCCCTGAAaccagaaaagaaaaaaattaaaaaattaatcgGTTATTACAAGGAACAAGAAAACACCAAATGAATTTATATATACCTTTGTAGGAGCTTCAGATACTTTGTATGAATCAGCAGTAATGGAGTCGAGCCACAAACCAGGAAAAAgattctgcaaaaaaaaaaagaaaaatcagaaaccATTCAAATAGAAAACACAATATTCTTGAGTGGCAATCAACAAATATTTTCAAGATTAGGTTTTTAAAATCATGTAGAAACCATCatgctttttttttaatttacagaTGGATGAATTTCCCAAAATATTAAAAGGGAATACCATGGGTTTGGGAAGAATGAATGGTTTTGGAGAAAAAGTGATAAATATTGAAGGTtgtatattttgaaaacaaatgcaAATTATCTTTCAATCAATGGATTTGGGGAATCGGCAATTTGTGGAGAAATCAGTCGGTATCAGATCCCAGAAATGGTAAATTGAACGGATCATAACAATCCAAAAAAGAATCTTAAAATTGCAATTCATAGTTCATACGAAAAACTGGGATATGATAAAATCAACAGAAAAAGAGGAACTTACATCAAGTTGTCTCTGAATGGCCCTTGGTCTCTTCTTTGGCCTCCGAGACGGCTTTGATCCGGTCAACAAGAACACATCCTCTTCGATCTCACTACGGGAAAGCGGAATCGAAAACTTCTGCTTCTTCGACTTCCTCGGATCGCTGTTATTGTTAGTATTCAGTTCTGATAACTGTTTGTGGATATTAGTCTCGTGAGAAGTTTTAATCTCTTGCAATCGTGATGTGCCGATCTTCGGCGGGCCTCCAGTAGATTGTTTGTGGTTCATCGGCGGTCTTCTCGGCCGCAAATTCCAGGTCTTCGGCAATGATTCATCTTCTGCTGATGCCGCTGCTTGCGGCGGAATGGAATCATCCATTGGTGTGGATGAGCGATTTTCTTCCGCGACGCCGTCGTGTTGCTTGCTGTTTTCCCGGAAACGAATAGAGATCTTGTTAGATCTTCTCCCTTTGTTATTGTTTTCAACATATTTCGTAGATGATTCGGACATTATTCGTTTATCCGTTTTTTCCATAAACTGTGAAGCATCGTAGTTTAGATTAGCCTCGAACTCTAAATCACGCATCGGCGATTGCTTGTGAAGAAGCGATGGCCGCTGTGAAACACTTGACGGTGATGTTTGACGCCTATGAGAAGGAGCATGAGTATGCGACTTCAAAGGCGGCGATTCACGCCATGGAGTGGACGGAGGTGGTGATGTAGAGGAGACTTCTCCGGCGAGTTTGCTGCGACCGCTGCGATTGTTGTTCCACGTCAGATGTGTCAACGAGAAGTTGTGTAGAAGTTGTAATTTCGCTGGTGCCGGCGACGCCATATCGATCAACAGCTTTTGGTTACAATCAGAGACTTATTCGATTCATCATCCAAAAAAAACTTATTGAGTGATGAGAATTAAAGAAAAACCAACAAAGGAATCGAAATTCCTAATTCCTTTCACGGAGTGTGATCGAAACTAAATGGGCGTGATATTGCTGCGATTTTCGAGATTCGATGAATGAGAAAAAAAATTTGAGAGATCAGAGATATGAGAGAAGAATTGTGGCCAAGGTTTTGAAGAAGTTCAAGGTTTTATTGAAGGAGAAAGCCTTGTTTTTGTATTCTTTATTGAACAAATCGCATGACAtaatttataacttatatttcttagacttttatttttataaattcaaatatATATTTATTGTTGATATTAACGTgacaaatttaataaataaaattacgcATTTTAAATATAGATTTCATAAGTGTGAATATGAATTGGGGTATTGGCTCATGTCTATTAAAGTTTGAGGAAGACCAAATAACCATTTTTGGTACACCCCATGAAATAAAATAACAGGGttgtcaaaaaaaattataatatataataatttatgTTATGTATGGCTAAAAAGATATTATATATGGATTTCaagttattgaaaaaaaaaaaaaaaaggtgtcaGGCATATGATACACCTATAGTCATACCAAATCCAAACAAATGCTGGTACACTAGATGTCTTAAATTAGTATCACTATTCAACATAGTTCACAGTTTATAAATTAAAATCTCAATTACCATTTGCAACAAAcacaaaacaaaatgttaaagGAGATATTAGGTTGGACGGACTATTGTCATAAAAGTTGTATTCTCTTTACTGTCACGTAGGTGTTAGTTTACTCTTTACCACAAAAGTGTGGTTTCATATCACACCTAAGGAT
The genomic region above belongs to Lactuca sativa cultivar Salinas chromosome 4, Lsat_Salinas_v11, whole genome shotgun sequence and contains:
- the LOC111886753 gene encoding uncharacterized protein LOC111886753; this translates as MASPAPAKLQLLHNFSLTHLTWNNNRSGRSKLAGEVSSTSPPPSTPWRESPPLKSHTHAPSHRRQTSPSSVSQRPSLLHKQSPMRDLEFEANLNYDASQFMEKTDKRIMSESSTKYVENNNKGRRSNKISIRFRENSKQHDGVAEENRSSTPMDDSIPPQAAASAEDESLPKTWNLRPRRPPMNHKQSTGGPPKIGTSRLQEIKTSHETNIHKQLSELNTNNNSDPRKSKKQKFSIPLSRSEIEEDVFLLTGSKPSRRPKKRPRAIQRQLDNLFPGLWLDSITADSYKVSEAPTKG
- the LOC111886835 gene encoding transcription factor DUO1, encoding MERGRMYDEMGEIKKGPWKSEEDEVLMKHVKKYGPRDWSSIRSKGLLQRTGKSCRLRWVNKLRPNLKNGVKFSSEEERIVIDLQGQFGNKWARIATYLPGRTDNDVKNFWSSRQKRLARVLQTPPQAPPPPPPPKSHKSLREPPSLHKVPTFEAPKQSSSTEESSVTSPKTLSCSSPYCEPINMVPLPELITPTTATPTTAATSLLIYDDIQPLCQYPCNVPQQPLLLPPFPHAPPLKVELPSPPPPPPLENHDIFTQLADPNFFAVFGQGGSSEMVPYPYIPPGGEGESGGSCGRQESGDPMMMAPDTFIDDFPMDMFDHIEPLPSPSEW